CATTCGCGCCAGCCGCCTTCATCAACGGCGCATTCGGGTGCCGGGCCCTCGAACGAGTAGCGGAGATGGAACCCCTCCGGGGCCGTGAACGAGCCGTCCGACTGCACGCTGATCCAGGTAGTGACCTCTCCGTCGGCGATTCCGCCTCCGCCCTCTTCACCGCCCGCGTGAGCCGTTCCCTGCAACCCAACCAGGAAGAGAACTGTGGCGATAAGCAGCGAGCTGAGCCGGAAGTTCGTCACTGTTCTCCGCCTACGATTTCACCAAGCCTTCCGGTGACTCCGACGCGCCATCGTCCGTCCGTCCCGCGTTCAAGCCCGAATAGGACAACTTTGTTGACGTACTCGTCCCGTTCGAGGCGCATCCGTTGGCCTGATTCATCCACCACGAACTGAGGCGACCATGAGTCTGTGATCTGAAGTAGTACGTTCCCGTTTTCGAACTCCTGGGTGACTATCGCCTCCTCTACGACGATGCCACCGTCATCTTGGACCCATCCTTTGTCTGCGTATTCATTGAGGAAGTCGATCACCGCGCTGTAGCAGTCGCAACTCTCGAGATACACGAGATCGAGATACTCCGGACCCAGAACAGGAATGGTGTGCAGGTAGCTCACGTACTCCAAGATCGCCACGATGGCTTCGGTGGGGTCCTCGACGTCATTGTTGGGGAGGAGGATTTCGACGGGTTCTGTTGTCGTTGTGGTGGCCGGGGATGTCGTTGTCGTCGTCGCGGGGAGCGTTGTCGTCGTCACGGGTGTCGCAGGCATCGTCGTCGGCAGTGCTGAGGTCGTGGCCGTCGACGAGGTAGAGCAGGCACCGAGAAAGAGCATCGCTGCGACGAGCCATATCGAGGTTCCCTGGATCCGCATCCCTTACCTATCGTTAGCAAACGACTACCAACAAGAGTACCCAGTGATTTCCTGCGCTGCCAGCAGGTCGGTAACTCACTTTTCGCGGTTTCCGCACTAGTTCGTACCTCGCCGGGCGACGCAAGGCGGAGGCATGGAACGAGCGCAGGCTCGGCCGCTCTGACTGGATGAGCCTAGGTAGAGTTCGAAGGAGCGGGCGACCCAACAGCCCGCCAACCACTGAGGAGGAGAGATGCCGGAGCGCACCTCATACGCACAGGGGATCCCTAACTGGGTGGACCTCCAAACTTCAGATCAGCCCGCAGCCAAGGCGTTCTATGGCGAGTTGTTCGGCTGGACCTACAGAGATGAGCCGGTCCCGCAAGGCGGCGTCTATTCGATGGCTTACATCGACGACAAGACGGTGGCGGCGATCTCACCTCAAACCCCGGACATGGCCGCGCAGGGCGTTCCGCCGCTGTGGAACACCTACTTCGCCGTCGACGATGTCGACGCAACGGCGGCCAAGGTCGCCGGGGCCGGTGGGATGGTGGCGATGGAGCCGTTCGACGTGATGGACGCCGGCCGGATGGCCGCGGTCATGGACCCGACCGGCGCCTTCTGCATGCTCTGGCAGGCGAAGAACCACATAGGTGGACAAATCGTCAACGCACCGGGAGCCCTGATCTGGAATGAACTCGTGACCGCAGAAACGGGCAAAGCCGTGGATTTCTACGAGGCGATTCTCGGACTCGAGGGCGAAGCAACCGACATGGGCACCGGACCGTACACGACCTTCAAAGTGGGGGGCGAGGCCGTGGCCGGCTCGATGCTTCCTCCCGAGGACGGCATACCGAGTCACTGGGCCGTCTATTTCGGAACCGCCGATACCGCCGCCACCTGCGAGAAGGCGAAGGAGTTGGGAGGCGCGGTCGAAGCCGGTCCATTCGACACACCGATCGGGCCGATGGCGGTCATCCGCGATCCGCAGGGGGCCTACTTCTCCGTGTTCCAGGTGCCGCAAGACGGTTAGCGCACGCTCGAGAAGGAGGAGTTGGACACCCGGCCCCTCCAGCATCTTCTGTCGAGGAACCGCCTCGAATGCCGGCCGGGCGGATCCGGCACCCAAGTCCTTTCTGTTGGGAACGCGTTCTTTCCATGCTGCGTTGAGAGGATGGTGAGGGCGTAGGACGTGAAGGGTCTGGAGGAGGGTCGTCGTGGCCAACATCGCGCATCCGGGAACCATCGGCGCAGAGCCCATCGTGCGGCCGGACAGGCCCGGCAACAACTGGGTTCCGTGGGCGCTCGCAGCCCTCGTGGTTATCTCGGGGTTTGGACTGGGTGCGCTCTACTCCTCCGCCGTCTCGACTGAGACCGCCGCCCCCGATCTCGCCCCCCCGCCGCCCCTGGACGAGGCCTCGCCGCTCCCACCCATCGAAGCCGCAGTTGCCCCCGTCTTCGGTGTGCCATCCCCGACGACGCCATCCGGTCGAGCGTTGGGCCCAACAGAAGTGTCTCTCTTCACCCAGTTCCCCCTGATGGCTTTTGACTGGGAATCCGTCACTATTCCAACGGAAGCCGGTTTCGAGTTCCGTTGGTTCGGGCGGCTGGGTGACGGGTACACCGTTGTCGGAGTCGAATGGCCTGACGACGGATTCGCCCAGAATCTCACGACGTGGACTTCGCCAGACGGCC
The Acidimicrobiia bacterium DNA segment above includes these coding regions:
- a CDS encoding VOC family protein → MPERTSYAQGIPNWVDLQTSDQPAAKAFYGELFGWTYRDEPVPQGGVYSMAYIDDKTVAAISPQTPDMAAQGVPPLWNTYFAVDDVDATAAKVAGAGGMVAMEPFDVMDAGRMAAVMDPTGAFCMLWQAKNHIGGQIVNAPGALIWNELVTAETGKAVDFYEAILGLEGEATDMGTGPYTTFKVGGEAVAGSMLPPEDGIPSHWAVYFGTADTAATCEKAKELGGAVEAGPFDTPIGPMAVIRDPQGAYFSVFQVPQDG